One Streptomyces sp. B21-105 genomic region harbors:
- a CDS encoding sugar ABC transporter substrate-binding protein, whose product MNATMRRVVIGATAVSMALSIAACGKAGDDKDSDSGSSSSGDKSIGLLLPDSVTARYEKFDKPYFDAKVKALCSDCKLEYANAAADPAKQAQQVSSMVTKGVKVIVISAQDSAAIKSSIQSAVDKGVKVVAYDRLAQGPVSAYVSFDNVKVGELQGQALLDALGAKATPTSKVVMINGDDADPNAGQFKQGAHKVLDGKVDIAYEQSGLWKDTVAAQKMSAAITQLGAKNIAGVYAANDGMAGGIANTLKGAKISGIPLTGQDAELAGIQRIVAGTQSSTVYKAFKPEAEAAAQIAVDLLNGKDIKGAASETLTSGSGDKVPSQLLTPVSVTKANIKDTVVKDGLYTVADICTAEYAAACKAAGLQ is encoded by the coding sequence ATGAACGCAACGATGCGTAGAGTCGTGATCGGCGCCACCGCCGTGTCCATGGCGCTGTCGATTGCCGCGTGCGGCAAGGCGGGCGACGACAAGGACAGCGACTCCGGCAGCAGCAGCTCGGGCGACAAGTCCATCGGCCTGCTGCTTCCCGACAGCGTCACCGCGCGGTACGAGAAGTTCGACAAGCCGTACTTCGACGCCAAGGTCAAGGCGCTCTGCTCCGACTGCAAGCTCGAGTACGCGAACGCCGCGGCCGACCCGGCCAAGCAGGCGCAGCAGGTCAGCAGCATGGTCACCAAGGGCGTGAAGGTCATCGTGATCTCCGCCCAGGACTCCGCCGCGATCAAGTCCTCGATCCAGTCCGCGGTCGACAAGGGCGTCAAGGTCGTCGCGTACGACCGTCTCGCCCAGGGCCCGGTCAGCGCGTACGTCTCGTTCGACAACGTCAAGGTCGGCGAGCTCCAGGGCCAGGCCCTGCTCGACGCCCTCGGCGCGAAGGCGACCCCCACCTCCAAGGTCGTCATGATCAACGGTGACGACGCCGACCCGAACGCCGGCCAGTTCAAGCAGGGAGCGCACAAGGTCCTGGACGGCAAGGTCGACATCGCCTACGAGCAGTCCGGCCTGTGGAAGGACACCGTCGCCGCCCAGAAGATGTCCGCGGCCATCACCCAGCTGGGCGCCAAGAACATCGCGGGCGTCTACGCGGCCAACGACGGCATGGCCGGTGGCATCGCCAACACCCTCAAGGGCGCGAAGATCAGCGGCATCCCGCTGACCGGGCAGGACGCGGAGCTCGCGGGCATCCAGCGCATCGTCGCCGGCACCCAGTCCTCCACCGTCTACAAGGCCTTCAAGCCGGAGGCCGAGGCCGCCGCCCAGATCGCGGTCGACCTGCTCAACGGCAAGGACATCAAGGGCGCCGCCTCCGAGACGCTCACCAGCGGCTCCGGCGACAAGGTCCCCTCGCAGCTGCTGACCCCGGTGTCGGTCACCAAGGCCAACATCAAGGACACGGTCGTCAAGGACGGCCTCTACACCGTTGCCGACATCTGCACCGCCGAGTACGCCGCCGCCTGCAAGGCCGCCGGTCTCCAGTAA
- a CDS encoding ATP-binding cassette domain-containing protein — translation MVHVSATPVLALRGVSKRFGAVQALTDVELEVHAGEVVALVGDNGAGKSTLVKTIAGVHPIDEGVIEWEGRPVSIDKPHDAQGLGVATVYQDLALCDNLDVVGNLYLGRELLRRGVIDEVSMEKNARELLSTLSIRIPSVRIPIASLSGGQRQVVAIARALIGDPKVVILDEPTAALGVEQTAQVLDLVERLRERDLGVILISHNMADVKAVADTVAVLRLGKNNGSFPVKDTSHEEIIAAITGATDNAVTRRAGRRTAEAAK, via the coding sequence ATGGTTCACGTGTCCGCTACGCCCGTGCTGGCGTTGCGCGGAGTCTCCAAGCGATTCGGTGCGGTGCAGGCACTCACCGACGTCGAGCTGGAGGTCCACGCCGGAGAAGTGGTCGCCCTGGTGGGCGACAACGGCGCAGGAAAGTCCACCCTGGTCAAGACGATCGCGGGTGTCCACCCCATCGATGAGGGCGTCATCGAGTGGGAAGGCCGGCCGGTCAGCATCGACAAGCCGCACGACGCCCAGGGACTCGGCGTCGCGACGGTCTACCAGGACCTCGCGCTGTGCGACAACCTCGACGTCGTCGGCAACCTGTACCTCGGACGGGAGCTGCTGCGCCGCGGCGTCATCGACGAGGTGTCGATGGAGAAGAACGCCCGCGAGCTGCTCTCCACGCTCTCCATCCGCATCCCGAGCGTCCGTATCCCGATCGCGAGCCTCTCGGGCGGTCAGCGGCAGGTCGTCGCGATCGCCCGTGCGCTGATCGGCGACCCGAAGGTCGTCATCCTCGACGAGCCCACCGCGGCGCTCGGCGTCGAGCAGACGGCGCAGGTCCTCGACCTGGTCGAGCGGCTGCGCGAGCGTGACCTCGGCGTCATCCTCATCAGCCACAACATGGCCGACGTCAAGGCGGTCGCGGACACCGTCGCCGTCCTGCGCCTGGGCAAGAACAACGGCTCCTTCCCCGTGAAGGACACCAGCCACGAAGAGATCATCGCCGCGATCACCGGTGCCACGGACAACGCCGTGACCCGTCGTGCGGGGCGTCGCACCGCGGAGGCGGCCAAGTGA
- a CDS encoding sugar ABC transporter permease, producing MSDTSKTVKSDSTQPGKADTGTKLEKTQGVVEDQTTVAPADDPTAAPVSVVDPRLLVREEGLKGYLTEFKRKVKGGELGQIPVVLGLIVIWTIFQLKNDRFLSAGNLSDISYFMSATGMLAIGLVFVLLLGEIDLSVGSVSGLASTVFAVFVVNHSMNPWLSLALTILTGIAIGALHGWFFAKIGVPAFVVTLAGFLGWNGLMLWLLGSSGTINIPSDSGPVHLLGKSSFFMDQAIIGAYLLAGLAVVLSLVGNFGEQRRRRAAGVPHRATGEILLRVGALAVASFVTAAVLNNAEGVSNALVIFLATLVIVDFVLRRTTYGRKVFAVGGGIEAARRAGINVPMVRITVFAISGGFAAVGGMFFAGVTASATLNAGGGNTLMLAIAAAVIGGTSLFGGRGTVWSALLGMLVIQSIQTGLDLLNMNTSIQYMITGGVLLGAVVIDSVSRKSQKAAGRG from the coding sequence GTGAGCGACACGTCGAAGACCGTGAAGAGCGACTCCACACAGCCCGGGAAGGCCGACACGGGCACCAAGCTCGAGAAGACCCAGGGCGTCGTCGAGGACCAGACGACCGTCGCGCCCGCCGACGACCCGACGGCCGCGCCCGTCTCCGTCGTCGACCCGCGGCTGCTGGTCCGCGAGGAAGGCCTCAAGGGCTACCTCACCGAGTTCAAGCGCAAGGTCAAGGGCGGCGAGCTCGGCCAGATCCCGGTCGTTCTCGGCCTGATCGTGATCTGGACGATCTTCCAGCTGAAGAACGACCGCTTCCTGAGCGCCGGCAACCTCTCCGACATCAGCTACTTCATGTCGGCCACGGGCATGCTCGCCATCGGCCTGGTGTTCGTGCTGCTGCTCGGCGAGATCGACCTGTCCGTCGGCTCCGTCAGCGGCCTGGCGTCCACGGTGTTCGCGGTGTTCGTGGTGAACCACAGCATGAACCCCTGGCTCTCGCTGGCCCTGACGATCCTGACCGGCATCGCCATCGGAGCACTGCACGGCTGGTTCTTCGCGAAGATCGGCGTACCGGCGTTCGTCGTCACTCTGGCCGGCTTCCTCGGCTGGAACGGCCTGATGCTGTGGCTGCTGGGCTCCAGCGGCACCATCAACATCCCGTCGGACAGCGGTCCCGTGCACCTGCTGGGCAAGAGCTCCTTCTTCATGGACCAGGCCATCATCGGCGCCTACCTGCTGGCTGGTCTCGCCGTCGTGCTGTCCCTGGTCGGTAATTTCGGTGAGCAGCGTCGCCGCCGGGCCGCGGGCGTACCGCACCGTGCCACCGGCGAGATCCTGCTGCGTGTGGGGGCTCTGGCGGTCGCGTCCTTCGTGACCGCGGCCGTGCTGAACAACGCCGAGGGGGTCTCCAATGCACTGGTGATCTTCCTGGCCACGCTGGTGATCGTGGACTTCGTGCTGCGTCGCACCACTTACGGCCGCAAGGTGTTCGCGGTCGGCGGCGGCATCGAGGCCGCCCGCCGGGCCGGCATCAACGTGCCGATGGTCCGGATCACCGTGTTCGCCATCTCCGGCGGCTTCGCGGCGGTCGGCGGCATGTTCTTCGCCGGCGTGACGGCGTCCGCGACGCTCAACGCCGGTGGTGGCAACACCCTGATGCTCGCCATCGCGGCGGCCGTCATCGGCGGCACCAGCCTCTTCGGCGGCCGCGGCACCGTCTGGTCCGCTCTGCTGGGCATGCTGGTCATCCAGTCCATCCAGACCGGTCTCGACCTGCTGAACATGAACACCTCGATCCAGTACATGATCACCGGTGGTGTGCTGCTGGGCGCCGTCGTCATCGACTCGGTGTCCCGCAAGAGCCAGAAGGCGGCCGGCCGAGGCTAG
- the dxs gene encoding 1-deoxy-D-xylulose-5-phosphate synthase, giving the protein MPLLTRIRGPRDLDRLSLEELDQLAGEIRTFLVDAVSKTGGHLGPNLGVVELTLALHRVFESPKDKVLWDTGHQSYVHKLLTGRQDFSRLKMKGGLSGYPSQAESEHDVIENSHASTVLGWADGIAKANQILERDSHVVAVIGDGALTGGMAWEALNNIADGDRPLVIVVNDNERSYAPTIGGLANHLATLRTTDGYERFLARGKDLLERTPVVGKPLYETLHGAKKGLKDFIAPQGMFEDLGLKYVGPIDGHDIEALESALARAKRFGGPVIVHCLTEKGRGYQPALQDEADRFHAVGKIHPDTGLPIATSGADWTSVFGDEMVKLGEERADIVAITAAMLQPVGLDKFAKAFPDRVYDVGIAEQHGAVSAAGLAHGGVHPVFAVYATFLNRAFDQVLMDVALHKCGVTFVLDRAGVTGTDGASHNGMWDMSILQVVPGLRLAAPRDADQVRAQLREAVAVDDAPTVVRFSKGAVGPAVPAVGRVGGMDVLRESGTDTPDVLLVSVGALAPMCLEIATLLDRQGITATVVDPRWVKPVDEAMAPLAERHRVVVTVEDNSRVGGVGSAIAQALRDAGVDVPLRDFGIPPRFLDHASRAEVMTEIGLTAPDIARQVTGLVSKLDGRYGNVAAESVEPARD; this is encoded by the coding sequence GTGCCGCTGCTGACCCGCATCAGGGGACCGCGCGATCTGGACCGGCTCAGCCTGGAGGAGCTGGACCAGCTGGCAGGGGAGATCCGCACCTTCCTCGTGGACGCCGTGTCCAAGACCGGCGGCCACCTCGGCCCCAACCTCGGCGTGGTCGAACTCACCCTCGCCCTGCACCGGGTCTTCGAGTCGCCCAAGGACAAGGTCCTGTGGGACACCGGACACCAGTCCTACGTGCACAAACTGCTCACCGGGCGGCAGGACTTCTCCCGGCTGAAGATGAAGGGCGGCCTGTCCGGCTACCCTTCGCAGGCCGAGTCCGAGCACGACGTCATCGAGAACAGCCACGCCTCCACGGTGCTCGGCTGGGCCGACGGCATCGCCAAGGCCAACCAGATCCTCGAACGCGACAGCCACGTCGTGGCGGTCATCGGCGACGGCGCGCTCACCGGCGGCATGGCCTGGGAGGCCCTCAACAACATCGCCGACGGGGACCGCCCGCTGGTCATCGTCGTCAACGACAACGAGCGCTCGTACGCGCCGACCATCGGCGGCCTCGCCAACCACCTCGCCACCCTGCGCACGACGGACGGTTACGAGCGTTTCCTGGCTCGCGGGAAGGACCTCCTCGAGCGCACGCCCGTCGTCGGCAAGCCGCTGTACGAGACCCTGCACGGCGCCAAGAAGGGCCTGAAGGACTTCATCGCCCCGCAGGGCATGTTCGAGGACCTCGGCCTGAAGTACGTCGGCCCGATCGACGGCCACGACATCGAGGCGCTGGAGTCCGCGCTGGCCCGCGCCAAGCGCTTCGGCGGCCCGGTGATCGTGCACTGCCTCACGGAGAAGGGCCGCGGCTACCAGCCCGCCCTCCAGGACGAGGCCGACCGCTTCCACGCCGTCGGCAAGATCCACCCCGACACCGGTCTGCCGATCGCCACCTCCGGCGCCGACTGGACGTCCGTCTTCGGCGACGAGATGGTCAAGCTCGGCGAGGAGCGCGCGGACATCGTCGCGATCACCGCCGCCATGCTCCAGCCGGTCGGCCTCGACAAGTTCGCCAAGGCCTTCCCGGACCGCGTCTACGACGTCGGCATCGCCGAGCAGCACGGCGCGGTGTCCGCGGCGGGCCTGGCCCACGGCGGAGTGCATCCGGTGTTCGCGGTGTACGCCACATTCCTCAATCGTGCCTTCGACCAGGTCCTCATGGACGTCGCCCTCCACAAGTGCGGTGTGACATTCGTACTGGATCGGGCGGGCGTCACCGGCACCGACGGCGCCTCCCACAACGGCATGTGGGACATGTCGATCCTCCAGGTCGTACCGGGCCTGCGGCTCGCCGCCCCGCGTGACGCCGACCAGGTCCGTGCCCAGCTGCGCGAGGCCGTCGCCGTCGACGACGCGCCGACCGTCGTGCGCTTCTCCAAGGGCGCCGTCGGCCCCGCCGTACCCGCCGTCGGCCGCGTCGGCGGGATGGACGTGCTGCGCGAGAGCGGCACCGACACCCCCGACGTGCTGCTGGTCTCCGTCGGCGCACTCGCCCCGATGTGCCTGGAGATCGCGACCCTCCTCGACCGGCAGGGCATCACTGCCACGGTCGTCGACCCGCGCTGGGTCAAGCCCGTCGACGAGGCCATGGCCCCGCTCGCCGAGCGGCACCGCGTGGTCGTCACCGTCGAGGACAACTCCCGTGTCGGCGGCGTCGGATCGGCGATCGCCCAGGCCCTGCGCGACGCGGGCGTCGACGTCCCGCTGCGCGACTTCGGCATCCCGCCCCGCTTCCTCGACCACGCCTCCCGCGCCGAGGTCATGACCGAGATCGGCCTCACCGCGCCCGACATCGCGCGGCAGGTCACCGGCCTGGTCTCCAAGCTCGACGGACGGTACGGCAACGTGGCGGCCGAGTCCGTGGAACCCGCCCGGGACTGA
- a CDS encoding amino acid permease yields the protein MSSTLFRTKKVEQSILDTEEPEHALKKSLSALDLTVFGVGVIIGTGIFVLTGTVAKNNAGPAVALAFVVAGVVCALAALCYAEFASTVPVAGSAYTFSYASLGELPAWIIGWDLVLEFALGTAVVAVGWSGYIASLLDNAGWHLPAALGSRDGADGFGFDILAAALVLVLTAILVLGTKLSARVTSIVVAIKVTVVLTVIVAGAFFIKGDNYDPFIPKSQAVEAGGGLNSPLIQLMFGWAPANFGVMGIFTAASVVFFAFIGFDVVATAAEETRHPQRDMPRGIIGSLIICTTLYVLVSIVVTGMQHYTKLSITAPLADAFKATGHPWFAGFISFGAAVGLTTVCMILLLGQTRVFFAMSRDGLLPRFFSHVHPRYKTPHRPTILLGVIIAIVAGFTPLSELAELVNIGTLFAFVVVAIGVVLLRRSRPDLHRAFRTPWVPFVPILSVLASFWLMLNLPAETWLRFGIWMVIGCVVYFLYGRSHSRLGRGEASPAPAPGPGGAGPV from the coding sequence GTGAGCAGCACCCTCTTCCGGACGAAGAAGGTCGAGCAGTCCATCCTCGATACCGAGGAGCCAGAACACGCGCTCAAGAAATCCTTGTCCGCGCTCGATCTGACCGTCTTCGGCGTCGGCGTCATCATCGGCACCGGCATCTTCGTCCTCACCGGCACGGTCGCCAAGAACAACGCCGGCCCGGCCGTCGCCCTGGCCTTCGTGGTGGCCGGGGTCGTCTGCGCGCTCGCCGCGCTCTGCTATGCCGAGTTCGCCTCCACCGTCCCCGTGGCGGGCTCCGCGTACACCTTCTCGTACGCCTCCCTCGGCGAACTGCCCGCCTGGATCATCGGCTGGGACCTGGTCCTGGAGTTCGCGCTCGGCACCGCGGTGGTCGCCGTCGGCTGGTCCGGCTACATCGCCTCCCTGCTGGACAACGCGGGCTGGCACCTGCCGGCCGCGCTCGGCAGCCGCGACGGGGCCGACGGCTTCGGCTTCGACATCCTCGCCGCCGCGCTCGTCCTGGTGCTCACCGCCATCCTCGTGCTCGGCACCAAGCTCTCCGCGCGCGTGACGTCGATCGTGGTCGCCATCAAGGTGACGGTCGTACTGACCGTGATCGTCGCCGGCGCCTTCTTCATCAAGGGCGACAACTACGACCCGTTCATTCCCAAGTCGCAGGCCGTCGAGGCCGGCGGAGGGCTGAACTCCCCGCTCATCCAGCTGATGTTCGGCTGGGCCCCCGCCAACTTCGGCGTCATGGGCATCTTCACCGCCGCCTCGGTGGTGTTCTTCGCCTTCATCGGCTTCGACGTGGTCGCCACGGCCGCCGAGGAGACCAGGCACCCGCAGCGGGACATGCCCCGCGGCATCATCGGCTCCCTCATCATCTGCACCACGCTGTACGTGCTGGTGTCGATCGTCGTCACGGGCATGCAGCACTACACCAAGCTGTCCATCACCGCCCCGCTCGCCGACGCCTTCAAAGCCACCGGGCACCCCTGGTTCGCGGGCTTCATCAGCTTCGGCGCCGCCGTCGGCCTCACCACCGTCTGCATGATCCTGCTGCTGGGCCAGACCCGCGTCTTCTTCGCGATGAGCCGGGACGGACTGCTGCCCCGCTTCTTCTCCCACGTCCACCCGCGCTACAAGACCCCGCACCGGCCGACCATCCTGCTCGGCGTGATCATCGCGATCGTCGCCGGCTTCACCCCGCTGAGCGAACTCGCCGAGCTCGTCAACATCGGCACCCTGTTCGCCTTCGTGGTCGTCGCGATCGGCGTGGTCCTCCTGCGCAGGTCCCGCCCCGACCTGCACCGGGCCTTCCGCACCCCGTGGGTGCCGTTCGTCCCGATCCTGTCGGTGCTCGCCTCGTTCTGGCTGATGCTCAACCTGCCCGCCGAGACCTGGCTGCGGTTCGGCATCTGGATGGTCATCGGATGCGTCGTCTACTTCCTCTACGGCCGCTCCCACAGCCGCCTCGGACGAGGCGAGGCGTCCCCCGCCCCCGCCCCGGGCCCCGGCGGCGCCGGCCCCGTATGA
- a CDS encoding NTP pyrophosphohydrolase, with the protein MDDNTALLVIVDAANVVGSVPDGWWRDRRGAAERLRDRLAADGLSGHSGPVDIVLVVEGTARGVEPAPGVRVEAAPGSGDDRIVELVAGAAGRPRLVVTADRELRRRVTELGADVTGPRAVRG; encoded by the coding sequence ATGGACGACAACACCGCGCTGCTCGTGATCGTCGACGCCGCGAACGTCGTCGGGTCGGTACCCGACGGATGGTGGCGGGACCGGCGGGGCGCAGCGGAACGGTTGCGCGACCGGCTGGCCGCAGACGGCCTCTCGGGGCACTCCGGGCCCGTGGACATCGTCCTCGTCGTCGAGGGCACGGCCCGCGGGGTGGAGCCGGCGCCCGGTGTACGGGTGGAGGCGGCCCCCGGCAGCGGTGACGACCGCATCGTCGAGCTGGTCGCCGGGGCCGCCGGCCGCCCCCGTCTGGTCGTCACCGCCGACCGCGAGCTGCGCCGCCGTGTGACGGAGCTCGGCGCGGACGTCACGGGCCCTCGCGCGGTGCGCGGCTGA
- a CDS encoding 3-hydroxyacyl-CoA dehydrogenase NAD-binding domain-containing protein: MSTTTAELLKGAAELFPDEVVTQAHVRHLDLPFGAGRFALITLDNGFDHTKPTTFGPQSLANLDLAIDQVEKEAAAGEIVGAGVTGKPFIFAVGADLKGVELLKDHTDALAIGKGGHEVFKRLAGLAVPTFAYYNGAAMGGGVEVGLHCRYRTVSAALPAFSLPEVFLGLVPGWGGCTLLPNLIGADKAVSVIIENSLNQNKQLKGAQVYELGIADALFEGADFLEQSLIWTASVLKGEIVVDRPVIDRGEAWDQAVARGRFVADSKVHGAAPAAYRALDIIAAAKNGDLQQGYDAEDVALADLIMGGELRSGIYAFNLVQKRGKRPAGAPDKNLARPVTKVGVVGAGLMASQLALLFLRRLEVPVVLTDIDQERVDKGVGYVHAEIDKLLGKGRINQDKANRLKALVSGVLDKAEGFADADFIIEAVFEEIGVKQRVFAEVEAVAPAHAIFATNTSSLSVSEMASKLKHPERVVGFHFFNPVAILPLLEIVRGEQTDDASLATAFAVAKKLKKTAVLVKDAPAFVVNRILTRFMGEVQNVIDEGTPVAVAEKAVEPLGLPMSPLVLLELVGPAIGLHVSETLNRAFPDRFTVSPNLAAVVKAGKRGFYLYDSGKPELDPEVAALLQQGDDVLTEEQVRARVLDAVAQEIGLMLDEGVVAEAQDIDLCLITGAGWPFHLGGITPYLDREGVSERVNGKKFLAPGVASVPA; encoded by the coding sequence GTGAGCACCACCACCGCTGAGCTTCTGAAGGGCGCGGCCGAGCTGTTCCCGGACGAGGTCGTCACCCAGGCGCACGTACGCCACCTGGACCTGCCGTTCGGCGCGGGGCGGTTCGCCCTGATCACGCTCGACAACGGTTTCGACCACACCAAGCCGACCACCTTCGGCCCGCAGTCCCTCGCCAACCTCGACCTCGCGATCGACCAGGTCGAGAAGGAGGCCGCGGCCGGGGAGATCGTCGGCGCGGGCGTCACCGGCAAGCCGTTCATCTTCGCCGTCGGCGCGGACCTCAAGGGCGTCGAGCTGCTGAAGGACCACACGGACGCGCTCGCCATCGGCAAGGGCGGCCACGAGGTCTTCAAGCGCCTCGCGGGCCTCGCGGTGCCGACGTTCGCCTACTACAACGGCGCGGCGATGGGCGGTGGCGTCGAGGTCGGCCTGCACTGCCGGTACCGCACGGTGTCCGCGGCGCTGCCGGCGTTCTCGCTGCCCGAGGTCTTCCTCGGTCTGGTCCCCGGCTGGGGCGGCTGCACGCTGCTGCCGAACCTGATCGGCGCGGACAAGGCCGTCTCGGTGATCATCGAGAACTCGCTCAACCAGAACAAGCAGCTCAAGGGCGCGCAGGTCTACGAACTGGGCATCGCCGACGCCCTGTTCGAGGGCGCCGACTTCCTGGAGCAGTCGCTGATCTGGACGGCGTCCGTCCTCAAGGGCGAGATCGTCGTCGACCGCCCGGTGATCGACCGCGGCGAGGCCTGGGACCAGGCCGTCGCACGCGGCCGGTTCGTCGCGGACAGCAAGGTGCACGGCGCCGCCCCGGCCGCCTACCGCGCGCTGGACATCATCGCCGCCGCCAAGAACGGCGACCTCCAGCAGGGCTACGACGCCGAGGACGTCGCGCTCGCCGACCTGATCATGGGCGGTGAACTGCGCTCCGGCATCTACGCGTTCAACCTGGTGCAGAAGCGCGGCAAGCGCCCGGCCGGCGCCCCGGACAAGAACCTGGCCCGTCCGGTCACCAAGGTCGGCGTGGTCGGCGCGGGCCTGATGGCCTCGCAGCTCGCGCTGCTGTTCCTGCGCCGCCTCGAGGTGCCGGTCGTGCTGACCGACATCGACCAGGAGCGTGTCGACAAGGGCGTGGGCTATGTGCACGCCGAGATCGACAAGCTGCTCGGCAAGGGCCGCATCAACCAGGACAAGGCCAACCGCCTGAAGGCCCTGGTGTCCGGCGTCCTGGACAAGGCCGAGGGATTCGCGGACGCGGACTTCATCATCGAGGCCGTGTTCGAGGAGATCGGCGTCAAGCAGCGGGTGTTCGCGGAGGTCGAGGCCGTCGCCCCGGCGCACGCGATCTTCGCGACGAACACCTCGTCGCTGTCGGTCTCCGAGATGGCGTCGAAGCTGAAGCACCCCGAGCGGGTCGTGGGCTTCCACTTCTTCAACCCGGTCGCGATCCTGCCGCTGCTGGAGATCGTCCGCGGGGAGCAGACCGACGACGCCTCGCTGGCCACGGCCTTCGCCGTCGCCAAGAAGCTGAAGAAGACGGCGGTTCTGGTGAAGGACGCCCCGGCGTTCGTCGTGAACCGCATTCTGACCCGTTTCATGGGCGAGGTGCAGAACGTCATCGACGAGGGCACCCCCGTCGCGGTCGCGGAGAAGGCGGTGGAACCGCTCGGCCTGCCGATGTCCCCGCTGGTGCTGCTCGAGCTGGTCGGCCCCGCGATCGGTCTGCACGTCTCGGAAACGCTGAACCGCGCGTTCCCGGACCGTTTCACGGTCTCGCCGAACCTCGCGGCCGTCGTCAAGGCGGGCAAGCGCGGCTTCTACCTCTACGACAGCGGCAAGCCCGAGCTGGACCCCGAGGTCGCCGCGCTCCTGCAGCAGGGCGACGACGTCCTCACCGAGGAGCAGGTGCGGGCCCGCGTCCTGGACGCGGTGGCGCAGGAGATCGGGCTCATGCTCGACGAGGGCGTCGTCGCCGAGGCCCAGGACATCGACCTCTGCCTCATCACCGGCGCCGGCTGGCCCTTCCACCTGGGCGGCATCACGCCGTACCTGGACCGCGAGGGCGTCTCCGAGCGGGTGAACGGCAAGAAGTTCCTTGCCCCGGGTGTCGCGTCGGTGCCGGCGTAA
- a CDS encoding thiolase family protein, producing MPRTVRDVVFVDGVRTPFGKAGPKGIYHETRADDLVVKAIRELLRRNPGLDPAKIDEVAIAATTQIGDQGLTIGRTAGILAGLPTSVPGYSIDRMCAGALTAVTSVAGSVAFGAYDVAVAGGVEHMGRHPMGEGVDPNPRFVSEKLVDESALFMGMTAENLHDRYPQITKQRADAYAVRSQEKAAKAYANGKIQADLVPVSVRRTNPEAGETGWGLVTADEPMRPGTTLENLSGLKTPFRVHGRVTAGNAAGLNDGATASLIASEDFARENGLPVKMRLVAYSFAGVEPEVMGYGPIPATEKALAQAGLSISDIGLFEINEAFAVQVLAFLDHYGIADDDERVNQYGGAIAFGHPLASSGVRLMTQLARQFEEQPQVRYGLTTMCVGFGMGATVIWENPHFDGGAK from the coding sequence GTGCCTCGTACCGTCAGGGACGTCGTCTTCGTAGACGGCGTCCGTACCCCGTTCGGCAAGGCGGGCCCGAAGGGCATCTACCACGAGACCCGCGCCGACGACCTCGTCGTCAAGGCGATCCGGGAGCTGCTGCGCCGCAACCCCGGCCTGGACCCCGCGAAGATCGACGAGGTCGCCATCGCCGCGACCACGCAGATCGGCGACCAGGGCCTGACCATCGGCCGCACCGCCGGCATCCTGGCCGGTCTGCCGACCTCGGTCCCCGGCTACTCCATCGACCGCATGTGCGCGGGCGCCCTGACGGCGGTCACGTCGGTCGCCGGCTCGGTCGCCTTCGGCGCGTACGACGTCGCCGTCGCGGGCGGCGTCGAGCACATGGGCCGCCACCCGATGGGCGAGGGCGTGGACCCGAACCCGCGGTTCGTGAGCGAGAAGCTGGTCGACGAGTCCGCCCTGTTCATGGGCATGACCGCGGAGAACCTGCACGACCGCTACCCGCAGATCACCAAGCAGCGCGCCGACGCATACGCGGTGCGTTCGCAGGAGAAGGCCGCCAAGGCGTACGCCAACGGCAAGATCCAGGCCGACCTGGTGCCGGTCTCGGTGCGCCGCACCAACCCGGAGGCCGGTGAGACGGGCTGGGGCCTGGTCACCGCCGACGAGCCGATGCGCCCGGGGACGACGCTGGAGAACCTCTCCGGCCTCAAGACCCCGTTCCGTGTCCACGGCCGGGTCACCGCCGGAAACGCGGCCGGTCTGAACGACGGTGCAACCGCTTCCCTGATCGCTTCCGAGGACTTCGCGCGCGAGAACGGCCTGCCGGTCAAGATGCGCCTGGTCGCGTACTCCTTCGCGGGCGTCGAGCCGGAGGTCATGGGCTACGGCCCGATCCCGGCCACGGAGAAGGCCCTCGCGCAGGCGGGGCTGTCCATCTCCGACATCGGTCTGTTCGAGATCAACGAGGCCTTCGCCGTCCAGGTGCTGGCCTTCCTCGACCACTACGGCATCGCGGACGACGACGAGCGCGTCAACCAGTACGGCGGCGCGATCGCCTTCGGTCACCCGCTGGCCTCCTCCGGCGTCCGTCTGATGACGCAGCTGGCCCGCCAGTTCGAGGAGCAGCCGCAGGTCCGCTACGGCCTGACCACCATGTGCGTCGGCTTCGGCATGGGCGCGACGGTCATCTGGGAGAACCCGCACTTCGACGGAGGCGCCAAGTGA